The stretch of DNA TATGACGATGCGCTGATGGAGCAATTGCTCGAGGATCTCGAGCCGCCGCGCGACCGCGTCTTCGATGACCTGCGCCATGACCTGTGCGAGGGGCTGATCACGCCGGTTCTGCTCGGCTCGGCTGAGCGGGGCAATGGCGTGTTCCGGCTGCTGAAATCGCTAAGGCATGACGCGCCGGGCGTGGAGGAAACCGCCAAACGGCTTGGCGCAAAGCCGGTGCCGGGCAGCGGCTGCCTCGCGCAGGCCATCAAGACCCTGCACACCGCCCATGGCGGCAGGCTGTCGCTGGTTCGCCTTCTCTCGGGGAGCTTGGGCGATGGCGATACGGTCACTGGGCGTGCCGGGCAGAGCGAACGTATTGCCGGCATGTTCACGCTTATGGGGTCCGACCAGCGAAAGCTCACCAGGGCCGAGGCCGGTGATACGGTGGCCCTTGGCCGGCTCGAGACCATAGCCTCGGGCGAAACCATCGCCGAGGGCAAGACGGCGCCGCAGCAGTTGCTGGACCGCCCGCACATGGCGCCGGTCTATGGGCTTGCGGTCTCGGTGAGTGATCGCAAGGATGAGGTGAAGCTGACAGCGGCGCTGCAGAAGCTCATCGCCGAGGACCCCTCACTCAGGCTCGATCATGACGCAGGCACCCGCGAAATGGTTCTGTGGGGACAGGGTGAGGTGCATCTGAAAGTCGCTCTGGAGAGGCTGGCCAGCAAGTTCGGTGTCTCCGCCAAGACGGAGCCGCGCCGCATCGCCTATCGCGAGACGATCCGCAAATCGGCGAGCGCGCGCGGACGCCACAAGAAGCAGTCCGGTGGTCATGGCCAGTTTGGGGACGTCGTTCTGCAGGTCTCGCCGCGGCCACGCGGTTCAGGCTTCGTTTTCACCGACACGATCAGCGGCGGCGTGGTGCCGAAACAATATATTCCGGCGGTTGAAGCGGGCGTGCGTGAATATCTCGGGCGCGGCCCCTTGGGCTTTCCGGTGGTGGACATCGCCGTGAACCTTGCTGACGGCTCCTATCACTCGGTCGACTCGTCCGAGATGGCCTTCAAGGCTGCTGCGCGGTTGGGCATGAGTCTTGCGATGGAGCAATGCGATTCGGTTCTGCTCGAGCCTATCGTCTATATCGAGTTGCATGTGCCGTCCGAACATACGGCACGCATCAACCAGATCGTGAGCAGCCGTCGTGGCCAGTTGCTTGGCTTTGATGCGCGCGAGAACTGGCCGGGCTGGGACACGGTGCGCGCCCATATGCCGGAAGCCGAGCTGCAGAACCTGATCATCGAGCTGCGATCGGCCACCTCCGGCGTGGGTACCTTTTCCTATCGGTTCGACCACATGGCTGAGCTGACCGGACGTGCAGCTGAACAGGCTCGGGCGACTGCAAGGGCTGAGGCGGCTTGAGCAATGCAGATTTCGCGGTCCGCCACTCTCTCCGTTTCGTGTGCGCTGCATAAACACTGGGCAGCGTGCCTGAGGTTACGAGGAGGCGGCCGAGATCTGCACTGGCAAGCGCAGTTTGGCGCGAGCAGCCCTAAGGACGAGATGGGCCTGAAAAGAAAAGAGCCGGATCTACGAGAGATCCGGCCTAAGTCCTTATTGCCCTAGCCAGGGCAAGCTGGATCAACCTGGGGTGAGGGGAACGGTTGACCA from Rhodoligotrophos sp. CJ14 encodes:
- a CDS encoding elongation factor G → MEKAGDRPGLGPRCIALVGPYQSGKTTLLEALLCRCGVVPRQGSIAQANTIGDASAEARSHAMSVEMNVATAEFLGQRFTFLDSPGSIEFVQDQRAVLSACDVAVVVCEADPKKVPALQVILQKLDEFQVPRLLFINKVDRTDARIRDVLEMLQPASSRPLVLRQIPIWQDGIAIGFVDLALERAFLYREHATSEVIDMPGDLADRKAEARFHMLEQLADYDDALMEQLLEDLEPPRDRVFDDLRHDLCEGLITPVLLGSAERGNGVFRLLKSLRHDAPGVEETAKRLGAKPVPGSGCLAQAIKTLHTAHGGRLSLVRLLSGSLGDGDTVTGRAGQSERIAGMFTLMGSDQRKLTRAEAGDTVALGRLETIASGETIAEGKTAPQQLLDRPHMAPVYGLAVSVSDRKDEVKLTAALQKLIAEDPSLRLDHDAGTREMVLWGQGEVHLKVALERLASKFGVSAKTEPRRIAYRETIRKSASARGRHKKQSGGHGQFGDVVLQVSPRPRGSGFVFTDTISGGVVPKQYIPAVEAGVREYLGRGPLGFPVVDIAVNLADGSYHSVDSSEMAFKAAARLGMSLAMEQCDSVLLEPIVYIELHVPSEHTARINQIVSSRRGQLLGFDARENWPGWDTVRAHMPEAELQNLIIELRSATSGVGTFSYRFDHMAELTGRAAEQARATARAEAA